The following coding sequences lie in one Panicum virgatum strain AP13 chromosome 6N, P.virgatum_v5, whole genome shotgun sequence genomic window:
- the LOC120679133 gene encoding uncharacterized protein LOC120679133, translated as MRTLVSLSKLTSLHELSIWGRPRLGAKKLSLWPLLTQGCLTKLSLWGKPDCFLGPDPKASWSHQQGLRSKLGSLETGDVRIVLAMPICSLLSSSLTKLDFSDDKVECFTEKEKALQLLTSLQHLIFWKCSKLQFVPAGLHVLPNLKILEISNCESITSLPKDGLPSSLQRLGIRNCPAIKSLPKEALPRSLQELEISSCPAILQSLHKDSIPSSLRELDVSNHEWKDRMRFSRLKGTIPILRT; from the coding sequence ATGAGGACTCTAGTGTCTCTCTCAAAGCTCACCTCCCTCCACGAATTATCCATCTGGGGGCGTCCGCGTCTAGGAGCTAAAAAACTCAGCTTGTGGCCTCTCCTCACCCAAGGTTGCCTTACCAAGCTATCACTCTGGGGTAAACCCGATTGCTTCCTTGGCCCTGACCCTAAGGCCTCATGGTCACATCAGCAAGGGCTTCGATCAAAATTGGGTTCCCTCGAGACGGGTGACGTCAGAATAGTCCTTGCTATGCCCATCTGCagcctcctctcttcctccctcacCAAACTAGACTTTTCAGATGATAAGGTGGAGTGCTTTACAGAGAAGGAAAAGGCTCTTCAGCTCCTCACCTCCCTCCAGCACCTCATATTCTGGAAATGCAGCAAGCTGCAGTTCGTCCCTGCTGGGCTACACGTGCTCCCCAACCTCAAGATACTAGAGATAAGTAATTGTGAAAGCATCACATCGCTGCCTAAAGACGGCCTCCCGAGTTCACTGCAACGATTGGGCATCCGGAACTGTCCTGCCATAAAGTCGCTGCCCAAGGAGGCCCTCCCAAGGTCACTGCAAGAACTAGAAATCTCATCCTGTCCAGCCATCCTCCAGTCACTGCACAAGGACAGTATTCCAAGCTCACTGCGAGAATTGGACGTCAGTAACCACGAGTGGAAGGACCGAATGCGGTTCAGCAGGTTAAAAGGAACCATTCCAATATTGAGAACCTGA